Proteins encoded together in one Camelus dromedarius isolate mCamDro1 chromosome 11, mCamDro1.pat, whole genome shotgun sequence window:
- the TST gene encoding thiosulfate sulfurtransferase, translated as MVWAGRGVAGSGFEPANFSSGQGRAPGRRRGRVTRRAETMVQQMLYRALVSTKWLAESVRSGKLGPGLRVLDASWYSPGTRQARKEYLERHVPGASFFDIEECRDTASPYEMMLPSEAGFADYVGRLGISNDTHVVVYDGDHLGSFYAPRVWWMFRVFGHRTVSVLNGGFRNWLKEGHPVTSEPSCPEPAIFKATLDRSLFKTYEQVLENLESKRFQLVDSRAQGRYLGTEPEPDAVGLDSGHIRGSINMPFINFLTEDGFEKSPEELCAMFQAKKVDLAQPLIATCRKGVTACHIALAAYLCGKPDVAVYDGSWFEWFHRAPPETRVSQGKGGKA; from the exons ATGGTGTGGGCCGGCAGGGGAGTTGCGGGCTCTGGGTTTGAACCTGCCAACTTCTCCAGCGGGCAGGGGCGAGCGCCAGGGCGGCGGCGAGGGCGA GTAACACGCAGAGCTGAAACCATGGTTCAGCAGATGCTCTACCGGGCGCTGGTCTCCACCAAGTGGCTGGCGGAGTCCGTCCGGTCTGGCAAGCTGGGCCCTGGCCTTCGAGTGCTGGACGCGTCCTGGTACTCGCCGGGCACCCGCCAGGCCCGCAAGGAATACCTAGAGCGCCATGTCCCCGGCGCCTCCTTCTTTGACATAGAGGAGTGCCGGGATACTGCCTCGCCCTATGAGATGATGTTGCCCAGCGAGGCGGGCTTCGCTGACTACGTGGGCCGCCTGGGCATCAGCAACGACACGCATGTGGTGGTGTATGATGGTGACCACCTGGGCAGCTTCTATGCGCCGCGGGTCTGGTGGATGTTCCGTGTGTTTGGCCACCGCACCGTGTCAGTGCTCAATGGTGGCTTCCGGAACTGGCTGAAGGAGGGCCACCCGGTGACATCTGAGCCCTCATGCCCAGAGCCAGCCATCTTCAAAGCCACACTGGACCGTTCCCTGTTCAAGACCTACGAGCAGGTGCTGGAGAACCTCGAATCAAAGAGGTTCCAGCTGGTGGATTCACGGGCCCAAGGGCGGTACCTGGGCACGGAGCCGGAGCCAGATGCAGTAG gaCTGGACTCGGGCCACATCCGAGGCTCGATTAACATGCCATTCATCAACTTCCTGACGGAGGATGGCTTCGAGAAGAGCCCAGAGGAGCTCTGCGCCATGTTCCAGGCCAAGAAGGTGGACCTTGCACAGCCCCTCATCGCCACATGCCGGAAGGGTGTCACCGCCTGCCACATCGCCCTGGCCGCCTACCTCTGTGGCAAGCCCGACGTGGCTGTCTACGACGGCTCCTGGTTTGAGTGGTTCCACCGGGCCCCCCCGGAGACCCGTGTGtcccaggggaagggagggaaggcctGA